In Chloroflexota bacterium, the DNA window CCCCCCCCCCGCCCCCCCCCCTGGCCCGGGGGGTGGGGGCCGGGGGGGGCCCGCGCATCCTCATCACGACGCGCGATGTTTCGTTCGACGATGCGCGATTTACGCCGTCGCAATTTTGCGCGCACATTGAACTGGGCGGGCTGGCGATGAGCGACGCGCTCGATTTGGCGGCAGACGTGCTGAACGACAACGGGATTGATCGCACGCGCATCAAGCGCGAAGATTTGATTGAATTGATGGATCGGCTGGGCGGGCATCCCTTGTCGCTCTACCTTGCGTTGCCGCATTTGCGCCGCGTCGCGCCGCGCGATTTGATCGCGCAGTTTGAAACGCTCTTGCCCGGGTTTGTGAACGGCGCGGCGAAGGAACGCAATGAAAGTTTGGCGGTCTCGTTGAATTATTCGTTGACGCGCTTGGGCGAGCAAACGCGCGCCGCGCTTCCCGCGCTTGCCGTGTTTCAGGGCGGCGCGCTGGAAGATGATTTGTTGGCAATTACGGAAATTGATGCGGAACTGTGGAAGACCGCGCGCGCGGAATTGCAAGCCGCCGCGCTCGTGAAGATAGAAACATTGCCCAACATTCAATTTCCATTTCTTCAATTCCATCCCACGCTCTTGCCGTATTTGGCAACCCAACTTGACAATGCGCGTCGCGCCGAATTGCAAGAACGTTATTGGAAACGATATTACGATGTTGCGCGTTACTTGTATCAAACCGACACCCAGCATCCGATTGAAGCGCGCGCGATCGTTGTGCGCGAAATGCCCAACCTCCGCCGCGCACTCGATCTTGCGCTCACTGCCGGGGCGATGGATGAGGCGGTGAATATTGCGGATAGCATTGCGAAATTTCTCAACAACTTTGGTCGTTGGCGCGAACGTGATGCGATGATGGAGAAAGTCAACAGTCAACAGTCGTCAGTCGCCAGTGATGGAAAATTGACGAAAGCGGAATATTTGTTGGACAGTCAGCGCGGGGATGCGTTGCGGCAACAGGGACACGCGGCGGAGGCGGAGCGGTTGTTCCGCGATTTGCTCAAGCGGATGGATGCGGGCGCGGCGTATGATGTCGAGTACGACCGCGCGATGACGCATTGGCGTTTGGGGCGTTGCCTTGCCGCGCAAGGGCGACCGGCGCAGGCAATCGAGTGGCATCGCCAAGCATTGCAAGTGTTCGGGCGGTTGAGCGCGATGGACAAGGATGCGAAGAAGATGTGGGCAGTTGTGCAAACTGATTTGGCATATAATCTTGCGGAGAACGGGAATTTTGGCGAAGCAGAAAAGGAATATGAAGCGGCGGTAAAACTTGCGCGCGAGGTTGATGACTCGCGGCAAGTTGGCGTCGCGCTCGGTCAACTGGGCACGCTGGCGATGCAACGCGGCGACCTGAAGACCGCGCACGAACGCTACACCGACGCGCTCAACACCTCCCGCGCATTGGGCGAGCAACAGAGCGAAGCAATTTATTTGCATCAGTTGGGGAGGGTGGCGCAAGAGGCGAAGCAGTGGGACGAGGCGGAGCGGTGCTATCGTGAGAGTCTGCGGCTTGAAGAGCAAATGAATCACGCCGAAGGTGTCGCGCAAACGTGCAACCAACTCGCGTGCGTCGCAGAAGGCGCGGGGCGGCTGGAGGATGCGGAGCGGTGGTATTTGCGAACAATCGAATACGCCGATTATTTGCCGGACAAAGGCGCGGCAGTTTATAACAACCTCGCCAACCTCTACCTCACCCTGCGCCGGCTGGATGAGGCGGAGCGTTACGCGCGCCGCGCGGTGGAAATTGTAGAGGCGTATCAAGTTCAAACTGAAGTTTGGAAATTTTACCAAATCCTTGCACAAATCGCGGACGCGCGCGGCAAGCGGGATGAAGCGGTGCAGTGGCGGCGCAAGTCGCAGGACAGTTTCGCGGCGTATGCCGGCGCGGCGTATAAAGTGCCGCAGTGGGCGGGGCAGTTTGTTCAACAAGTTGTCGCGGCGGTGCAAGGAAATGATGAAGCGCGGAAATCGGCGGAACAATTTTTGGCGCAAATGGAAAATGCCGGTTGGGGAAATCTGGAATCTGCCGTTCGTCGCATCTTGAGCGGCGAAACGGATTTTGAAAAGTTGCGTGATCCGCTGAATCGCGTGGAAGCGTACATCGTCCGCGAAATTCTTGCGGGTGGGCAAGCCCCCACCCCTGCCCCTCCCCCGTCTGCCAAAACCGGGCGGACAGGGGAGGGGGAAACTGCTCCCTCCCCTGCGGAGCGGGGGAGGGTCGGGGTGGGGGTTGAACAACAAGGCATCACGCTCGAACAACTGCTCGGCACTGTCGTCGCCGCGTGCAAACCGGGCGCGCCCGCCGGACTCGCGGAGCAATTGCACGCGCTCACGCGGCAAATGGCTACGGACGCGCAAATGTCGCCGGAAATTCGCGCGCTCGGTCGCGCGCTCAACCAAATTCTTTCCGGCGAACGCGCGCCGGATGTATCGGCACTGCCGCAACAATTGGCGGAGGCGGTGCGCGGAATGTTGCGCGAAATTGAGGAATAGAAATTCACCGCAGAGGCGCGGAGAACGCAGAGAGCGCGGAGAAATTATTTAAAAAAACTCCGCGCCCTCTGCGACTCTGCGGTAAAAATTTTCACGCATTACGTACCACGCAGAGGGCACCGAGAAATTTTTTTAAAAACTCCGCGTTCTCTGCGACCCTCTGCGACTCTGCGGTAAAAATTTTCACGCATTACGTACTACGCAGAGGGCACTGAGAAATTATTTTAAAAAACTCCGCGTTCTCTGCGACCCTCTGCGACTCTGCGGTAAAAATTTTCACGCATCACGCAATTCGCAATCTGAAATCTAAAATCTGAAATCCGAAATGGTTTCCCTTTCCGATAAACTAAAATCTCTCGGCGTCAAAATCGGCGCAAAGGATTTGCCGCCGCCGCGATCCAGGAATGCGTTCGCGATTGAAAACGTGACCGACGGTCGCGTCGTCGCGACCGAACTTGGCGAAGCGTTCATCGTCGAGCAAACGTACTCGAGCGCGTACCGTCACGGCAACACCGCGCTCCCGGTCAACGCGTCGCTCGCGACGATTGCGGACTGGGCGAATGAGCCGATGCTCGCGAAAGGCGACCTGACTCGCTGGGTGTTTCTCGACACCGAAACGTCCGGACTTGCGGGCGGTACTGGCACGTACGCGTTTCTCATCGGGCTGGGTCGCTTTGAACAAGACGCATTTCGCCTCACGCAAATTTTCATGCGCGATCCCAGCGAAGAACCCGCGACGCTCGCTGCGCTCACCGAGTTTTTGCAACCATGCGACACGCTCGTCACGTTCAACGGCAAATCGTTCGACGCGCCGCTTCTCCGCAATCGCTACGTTCTCAATCGCGCCGATGTGCCATTCGCGAATGCGGCGCACCTCGACCTGCTTCCGCTCGCGCGCCGTTTGTGGCGCGACCGGCTCGAAAGCCGCGCGCTCAAATCGCTCGAAGCGCACATTTTAGGAATGACGCGCAGCGAAGAAGACATTCCCGGCTTTTTGATTCCGCAAATGTATTTCGATTATTTGCAGAACGGCGACGCGCGACCGCTCACGCGCGTACTGTATCATAACGCGATGGATGTCGTCGCGATGGCGGCACTGCTGAGTCACATCGCGCAGATGCTCGACGACCCGCTGACGTTCGCGGTCGAACACGGACTCGACCTCATCGCGATTGGCAAGATGTTCGAAGACCTGGGTCGGCTCGACGAGGCGGTAAAGTTGTACGCGCGCGGCTTGGAGCAAGATGTGCCGGAAGAAAATTATCGCGCGACCGTGCAACGCTTCGCGCAATTGCAGAGACGACGCGGCGACACGCTCGGTGCGATTGAGTTGTGGCGCGCGGCGGCGGGCACGCGGCAAATCTACGCGTTCGTCGAACTCGCCAAGCATTTCGAGCATCGCGCGCGCGATTACGAGCAGGCGCTTCACTGGACGCGCGAGGCGCTCACGATTGTCGCGCAATCGCCGCCCGCGGTGCGCCGTGAATGGCGCGTCGCACTGGAACATCGGTTGGCGCGGGTGGAGCGCAAGTTGGGTAAATAGACGGGTAAACAAGTAGACAGGTAGACAGGTCACGACGACTTGTCTACCTGTTTGCTTTTCTACTTGTTTACCTTTGCACCACCGTAACGATTCGGTAACGATGACGCGGTATACTGTTGGCAATGAGTCAAGATCACCGGTCGTCAAAGCAATCTAAATCTGCCGGGGATGCGGCGGTAGATGGATTACTCAACGGAATGCTCGCGGGTCTCGCGGGTGGAGTCGTCGTCGTGATGGGTGGGCTGGCGAGCGGCGAGCGCGCGTTCGAGGTGTTCGCGCATTTCGATACGCCGCAACGCATGTCGGCGTTTGTCGGCGCGGCGCTTTACCTTGGCGTGTCCGGCTTGTTCGGTATTCTGTTTGGGATCGCGCGCGGCGCGTGGTCGCGTCTGCCTGCGCCGACCTGGCTGGTCGGTCTGGGCTATGGTATCGTGTTGTTGGGCTTTGATCTGTTGGTCGTGGCGCGCGGAGCTGAAGCGACATTGTCCGCAATTCCGTCGTGGTCGCTCGCGGCATCGCATCTCGTTTTCGGCGCGATGCTTGGTTGGTTGATTGGTCGCGTGGAGTTGTAGAGCAAGTTTCCAACTTGCTCATGGCAAGTTGGAAACTTGCCCTACAGATTCACATGGCAAGTTGGAAACTTGCCCTACAAGAGGGGAGCAAAATGGATATCGTGATGATCGTTTTGCGCTTGGCGCATATTTTCGGTGGTGTGTTCTGGGCGGGCGGCACGTTCATTCTGGTGGGAAATATCGAGCCGACTGTGCGCGGGCTTGGTCCTGAGGGTGGTCGCTTTATGCAGCGATTTGCCGGCGCGGGCGGCTTTTCGCGCGCGATGAGCATTGCCGCGGCGACGACGGTGATCGCCGGCGCATTGTTGTACTGGCGCGCTTCGCTTGGTTTTAGCGCGGCGTGGTTCGCGACTGGCTCGGGCATCACGTTGACAATTGGCGCGCTCGCCGGGATTGCCGGGGCAGTCGTCGGGTTCGCGATCAATGGGCGAACGGCGAATGCGATGGCGGCGCTCGGCGCGCAAATCGCGTCTGCCGGCGGACCACCCAAGCCAGAGCAACTCGCGCAGATGCAGGCGTACCAAGAAACATTGCGTCAAGGCGGTATGATCGGCGGTGTGTTGATCGCCATTGCACTCGCGTGTATGTCGGTCGCGCGGTACGTTTGAAGTAGGGCAAGTTTCCAACTTGCCAATCATTTTTGGAGGAGGAGAGATGTTCGTCAATATACTCGTGCAACTTGGTTTCATCGCCGTCGTCGTCCTGTTCGCGTTTCTTACTCTGCGCGCGTGGGGCAGCAAGAACGCGATTCTGAAATGGGGTGGCGTCGTTCTGTCCGGTTTGCTCACGCTCGTCGCGCTGGCGATTACCGGCGTTGCGTTGATGGGAATGCTGAAAACCTACGCGCCGCCCGGTAATCCGGTTTCGAATATCAAGGTGCAAGGCACACCGGAGCAAATCGCGCGCGGCGAAAAATTCGCAAATATGTGCACTGGTTGTCACTCGGTTGGCAACAAACTGCCGTTGATAGGCAGCACCCAAAACTTTGCCTTGATTCCAAATGGACCGAACCTAGGTTCGATCTATCCGCCGAACCTGACCCCGGCTGGCGAATTGAAAGATTGGTCGGACGGCGAAATTATTCGCGCGCTCCGCGAAGGCATTCACAAAAGCGGTCGCCCGCTGATCATCATGCCGTCCGAAGCGTTCCATAGTTTGAGCGATGCGGACGTGTACGCGTTGGTGGCGTACTTGCGTTCGCAACCGGCGACCAAGAATATACCTGAGAGTGACGCTCCGTCGAATTCTCCCAACATGCTGGGTGTCTTCATGTTAAGCATAGGTATGTTTAACACGAGCGCGCAACCGCCAATCACGCAACCGATCCCAGCGCCGCCACCTGGGGTGAATCTCGAAAATGGCAAGTATCTTACTACCGTCTTGGCGTGCGCGGATTGTCATGGCAAGAGTTACAAAGGCGGTGATCCTAGTGGTTTCGCACCGGTCGGTCCGAACATTCTCGCCATCGTACCCGCGTGGAGTGACGCGGATTTCATCAAACTGTTTCGCACCGGCACAGATCCGGCCGGCAAAGTCGTCGCCGAAGAAATGCCGTGGAAAGATTACGCCAAATTCAGCGACGATGAGTTGAAAGCGATCTTGATGTATCTCAAATCGCTCAAGTGAAATGATTGTGGCTAGTAGACTGACTATTTGATCTTGTCCCGCGAATCAAGTTGCGGCTAAAGCACGTTCAGGTCTTGTCATTTCGAGGCACGCTTTTTGTGCCGAGAAATCTCTCCTTGGTCGCGCGAGATTTCTCGCTTCGCTCGAAATGACAACTGGATAGAATTAAATGGTCAAACCACTAGTTTGTCATTGCGAGGCGCGGTTTTTTGCACCGAAGCCGCGAAGCGCCCGATTCGCTGATTGGGGATTGCTTCGCCGCTTCGCGGCTCGCAATGACACTTGTGGGTAATCACCGGACCGGGGGGATTGACAAATCTTGGAGCAAGTGAGTAAAATTTACTCGCTCTGGGAATGGGCAAGCGTGTGATGCGTTTTCGCTGTGGAAGCGCATCACGCGTTTGATATTTTGCAAAGCCAGGGTACCTGCTCAACCTTGCGAAGGTTTGCAGGCACAATTCTCTTGGAAGCGAATTTGCTGTCGTCGCTCAATTCCTCAGAAAAGTGTCTAGTACCTTCGCAAGGATGGGCTGAGTAGATACAAGCCAGGTCAATGGAAACGCAGTTCGATGTGATGGTGATTGGCGGCGGTCCCGCTGGGGTTACTGCCGCATTGCGCGCGAGCGAACTGGGCATGCGCGTCGCGCTCGTCGAGCGCGCACAGTTGGGCGGCACCTGCACGAACGATGGTTGTGTGCCGACGCGCGTGCTCGCCAAAGCCGCGCGCTTGGTGCGCGAGTCCAAACACTTTGCCGATTATGGTCTGCTGGGCGGCGCAACCCAGGTCGCGTGGGGCACATTGTTGGCGCGCGCCCAACAAACGGTGTATCGCATTCACGAAAAGAAACAACTCGCGGCGCACATCGCGAATGTCGGTGGACGCGTGTTCGAGAATGTCGGCGATGTGCGCTTTGTGGACGCGCACACGCTTGCGTTTGCAAATGGCGATGCTTTGCGCGCGGACAAGTTTATCGTCTGCGCCGGCGGACACACGCGGCGACTTGATATTCCTGGCATCGAGTATTGTCTGACGCATCGCGATATTTGGTCGCTCAAGCAGTTGCCTGCATCGGTGATCGTGATCGGCGGCGGCGGAACAGGCGCGCAAGTCGCATCAATTCTCGACGCGTTTGGCGTGCGCGTGTCGCTCGTTTCGCGCGGGCGCATCGTCGAGACGGAAGACGCGAGTGTGTCCAAGTGTGTCCACGAAGCATTCACGCGACGCGGGCTGAACGTCATCACGGCGATGCAAGCCATCGAACGCATCGAGAAACGCGCCGATGGTTTCACCGTGGAGTATCGGTGCGAGTCTGGGATCGAAGCGGTGCACGCGGACGTGGTGATGCTCGCGGCGGGCTGGGAAGCGAATGTCGCCGCGATGAATCTCGACGCGGCGGGCGTGAAAACAGAACGCGGCTATATCGCGGTGAATGATTTTCAGCAGACCTCTGCGCCGCACATTTTCGCGGCGGGCGATATTACCGGGCGCATGATGCTTGTCCAGAGCGCGGGCTATGAGGGTCGTCTGGCGGCGGAGAACGCGGTGCTGGGTGTGGGACAACCGTACAAACATCTCATCGTACCGCACGGCGGCTTTACTGATCCCGAGTACGCCGGGGTCGGTCTCACCGAAGCGCAGGCGCGCGCCAAACATGATGTCGTCGTCAGCATGGTGCCGTACTCCGATTTGGATCGCGCGGTGATTGACGATCACGCGTACGGATTTTTCAAGTTGATCGTCTCGCGCGAGACGCATCGCGTCCTGGGCGCGCACGTCGTCGGCGAGCAGGCGCTCGAAGTGATTCAACTCGTCGCGGCGGCGATGGCGGCGGAAACCTGGGTCGAGCAAATCGCGGAACTCGAACTCGCGTATCCGACGTTCACCGCGATTGTTGGGCTTGCCGCGCGCCAAGCGTCGGCGGAACTGGGCGTCGTGCCGCTCGCGCCGCAGTGGCGCGGCTTGTCGCAACTAGGCGCGCGGCTGGCGGAATGGGAGCGCTCGGATCAATGAACGCACGCGCATTATCAGATTTACAATTGACCGGTTGGCGGCTTGTTGGCGCGCGCGCGTTCGGGGCAGCGATGTTCATCGCGATGCCGGTGATTTTCGCGCAATCCATACCGGCGCGTGCGGCGCAACTGACGACCGTCGCGCTACAACACCAACGCGCGCTCGATCAACTTGGTTTAGGCGTTCGTTTTTTGCCCGCGTATCTTGGCGCGCTCGATCTAATCACTTTTGCGGCATGCTTCGTCGTCGCGCTGATCATCATTCTCCGCAAATCGGACGACCGCATGACGGTTTTCGTTTCAACGTTTTTGTTGGTCTATGGTTTTTCGATTGTTCGTCCGCCGGAATCGCTCGCGGAGATGGAACCGGCTCTGCGCGCGTGGATGAACGGAGTCCGCACGATTGGCGCGGGCGGCGCGCTCATTTTTACGTTCCTGTTTCCGGATGGACGATTCGTTCCGAGGTGGACGCGCTGGATCGCCGCGTTGTGGGGCGCGTGGGCGGCGAGTTACACGTTCTTTCCCGAAAGCGCGCTCAACCCCGAGCTGTGGCGCAATCCGCTTCGCGCGCCGATCTTCCTGGGCGTCTTTTTAATCGGGCTGATCGCGCAAGTGTATCGCTACGCGCGCGTCTCGACGCCCGCGCAACGACAACAGACCAAATGGGTCTTGCTCGGTTTGATATTCTTCCTGCTGGGGTACGCGTTGTTTTTCCTGCCGCCGATTTTTGCGCGCGCGTTGATCGAAGATTCCATGCTGCGTTTGGGGTACACGTTGATCGGCGTGCCGGTGTTTTATTTCGGCGCGTTGATGTTCCCCTTGTTGTTGGCGTTCGCGATTTCGCGTTATCGCTTGTGGGACATTGATCTCGTCGTCAGTCGGACGCTGGTGTACACCTTGCTCACGCTCGCGCTCGGCGTGATCTACTATTCGAATGTCGTGTTGTTGCAGCAAATTTTTCGCGTGCTCACCGGTCAGTTGCAGTCGGAACTCGTCACGGTCATGTCAACCCTCGCGATTGCCGCGCTGTTCAATCCGCTCCGCCGCCGTGTGCAAGATGGAATTGATCGCCGCTTCAATCGGCGCAAGTACAATGCGGCGCGCGTGCTCGCGGCGTTCAGCGCGACGGCGCGCGATGAAGTAGACATGGCGAAATTGCAAGACGCCTTGGAGACGGTCGTCAACGAGACGATGCGACCGGGTTATGTGTCGTTGTGGCTCAAGCCGACCGCGCAAGACGCCGCGCGTTCGACCGGGACGGCTGGCGAATGACGGCGACGCGTTGGGAGGATCACGCGCGGCTGGCTGGAACCTGGGTGTGGTTGGCGCGCGCAGGATGGCTCGTCGTCGCGACGCTGATGGTGGGCGTCAGCATCGCCTTCGTGCCGGTGCGGTGGGAGCAATTCCTCCGGCTCTTTGAACAAGACGCGGCGACGCTCGCGCAATGGGGCTGGCGCGCGGAAATCGGCGCGATGTTTCGCACGCTCGTTGGCTTGATCTTGCTGACGAGTAGCGCGGCGCTCGGCGGATTTGTGTTCTGGCGGCGGTCGGACAATTGGGTCGCGATGTTGACCGCGTTAATGTCCGTGTCGGTCGGCGCGCTCTTTAACAATTTGACCGCGTGGGTTACGATTCCGCCCGCGTGGTTTTTTCCGGTGAGCATCGTGCGCGTCGGCGCGCCCATGTTGGTTTTCCTCGCCACGTATCTTTTTCCCGATGGACGCTGGGTGATGCCCGGTTCGCGACTGTTCTGCGCGTTGTCGGTACTCGTGACCTTGTCCTGGACCGTGTTGCCGGATTCGCCGTTCAATATTTACAATCCCGCGCAATACACCAGCGGTGTCATCGTGACGGCGGGCATGATGTTGGTGGGGCTGATCGCCCAAGTCTATCGGTTCTCCCAGACGCGTAGCCCGATTTTGCAACAACAGACCAAGTGGATCGTATTTGGTTGGGTCTTTATTTCGATTGCGTTTGGATTCGTCTATTTGCCGCCGGTATTTTTCCCGGAACTGGGTCAACCCGGCGCGTCGCGGTTATTGTTCAATCTTTTCGCCGAACCGGTCTATCAAGCGAGTCTATGCGTATCGTTCGTCACCGCCGCCGTCTCCATCTTGCGTTATCGGCTGTACAACATTGATGTGATCGTGCGCCGCGCGTTAGTCTACTCGGCAATGACGACGATTTTGTTGCTGGTGTATTGGGCGAGCGTCCTCGTTCTGCAGCAACTCTTTCGCGCGTTCATCGGACAAACGTCCGAACTGGCGATCATCATTTCGACGCTGGGTCTCGCCGCGCTGTTTCAACCGTTGCGACGCGCGGTGCAAGACGCGATTGATCGCCGGTTCTACCGGTCCAAGTACGATGCCGCGCACGTGCTTGCGGCATTCAGTACGACCGCGCGCGACGAAGTAGACCTGGATCGCTTGCAGAGCGAATTGCTGCGCGCGGTGGATGAAACGATGCAACCTACGTACGTTTCGTTGTGGGTCAAACCGCGGAGCGAGTGAGGCAATGAAATTATCTTTTAGCGCGTGGATGCTCGCGGTCGCGTTGACGCTCGGCATTTTCATCGCCGCGATTCCGGCGCGGTACGCGCAACTCACGACGGTCACGCCGCTGGGCGATGATCCGCTGGTGATGTTGGCGACGACTGAAGCGGCGTTCATTCAAGACGCGGGTTGGTCGGTCGAACAGTACGCGTTGTACTTTATCGCGCTGGAAGTTTTGTTCGCGGCGGTGTTCGCCGCGCTCGGCGCGCTGATCGTGTGGCGCAAACGCGATCAAGGATTGGCGCAGTTCGCGTCGCTCACGCTCATCACGTTCGGTGTGCTCGTGCCGGCGACGCTGCGCGCGGTGGACGTGCCCGGATCGCGTTTGGAATGGGTGGTGCACGCGATTCAAAGTCTGGGTTGGCTGGCGTTCATGGCGTGCTTGTATCTTTTTCCAAACGGACGTTTCGCGCCGCGTTGGACGCGGTGGCTACTCGCGCCCTTTGGCGTGTGGGCGGTCGCGTGGGTATTCGTGCCGGCGGCGAATCCGTTCAATTGGTCGCTGGCGTGGATGTTGATCGCGTTCCTGGGTTCGTTCAGCACCGGCGTCCTCGCGCAAATGTATCGCTATGTCTTTGTCTCGTCGCCGCTCGAACGCGCGCAGACGCGTTGGGTCGTGTTCGCGTTTGCGCTTGCCACGCTCGGCATTCTCGCGTTTCTCGCGCCGACGATCCTGTCTCCGGCGACGCGCGAACCGGGAAGCGCGCGCGTGATTTATCACATGATCGGCGTGCCGGTCTTTGCATTCTCGTTGCTCCTGATTCCCGCGTCCATCGGTATCGCGATTTTGCGTTATCGGCTGTGGGATATTGATCTGTTGATTCGCCGCACGTTGATCTATGGCGTGTTGTCGGCGGCGTTGCTCGCGTTGTATTTCGGAAGTGTGGTCGCGCTGCAACAACTTTTCCGCGCGATGACCGGCGAGCAATCGGACGTCGCGATCATTCTTTCGACGCTCGTCATTGCCGGGGCGTTCAATCCGTTGCGGCACGTACTGCAGGACGCGATTGATCGGCGATTCTATCGGCGCAAGTACGACGCGGCGCGCGTTCTCGATGCGTTCGGCGCGACCGCGCGCGACCAGGTTGAGTTGAACGCGTTGACCCAGCATTTGCTTCACGTCGTCGAAGAAACGATCCAACCGACGAGCGCGAGTCTGTGGCTGAAATCGGATCGCCGCGAAAAAATGTAATTGGAATCTATAGATTTCGCAGATTCCACAGATTGTTCTTTTCTGTGAAATCGGTGTAATCTGTAGTTGCTTACTCTGAGTAATGACGCGTTGTCTTTTTGAAATGGAACATGGATGGCAAGTTTTTT includes these proteins:
- a CDS encoding tetratricopeptide repeat protein is translated as MGAGGGPRILITTRDVSFDDARFTPSQFCAHIELGGLAMSDALDLAADVLNDNGIDRTRIKREDLIELMDRLGGHPLSLYLALPHLRRVAPRDLIAQFETLLPGFVNGAAKERNESLAVSLNYSLTRLGEQTRAALPALAVFQGGALEDDLLAITEIDAELWKTARAELQAAALVKIETLPNIQFPFLQFHPTLLPYLATQLDNARRAELQERYWKRYYDVARYLYQTDTQHPIEARAIVVREMPNLRRALDLALTAGAMDEAVNIADSIAKFLNNFGRWRERDAMMEKVNSQQSSVASDGKLTKAEYLLDSQRGDALRQQGHAAEAERLFRDLLKRMDAGAAYDVEYDRAMTHWRLGRCLAAQGRPAQAIEWHRQALQVFGRLSAMDKDAKKMWAVVQTDLAYNLAENGNFGEAEKEYEAAVKLAREVDDSRQVGVALGQLGTLAMQRGDLKTAHERYTDALNTSRALGEQQSEAIYLHQLGRVAQEAKQWDEAERCYRESLRLEEQMNHAEGVAQTCNQLACVAEGAGRLEDAERWYLRTIEYADYLPDKGAAVYNNLANLYLTLRRLDEAERYARRAVEIVEAYQVQTEVWKFYQILAQIADARGKRDEAVQWRRKSQDSFAAYAGAAYKVPQWAGQFVQQVVAAVQGNDEARKSAEQFLAQMENAGWGNLESAVRRILSGETDFEKLRDPLNRVEAYIVREILAGGQAPTPAPPPSAKTGRTGEGETAPSPAERGRVGVGVEQQGITLEQLLGTVVAACKPGAPAGLAEQLHALTRQMATDAQMSPEIRALGRALNQILSGERAPDVSALPQQLAEAVRGMLREIEE
- a CDS encoding ribonuclease H-like domain-containing protein: MVSLSDKLKSLGVKIGAKDLPPPRSRNAFAIENVTDGRVVATELGEAFIVEQTYSSAYRHGNTALPVNASLATIADWANEPMLAKGDLTRWVFLDTETSGLAGGTGTYAFLIGLGRFEQDAFRLTQIFMRDPSEEPATLAALTEFLQPCDTLVTFNGKSFDAPLLRNRYVLNRADVPFANAAHLDLLPLARRLWRDRLESRALKSLEAHILGMTRSEEDIPGFLIPQMYFDYLQNGDARPLTRVLYHNAMDVVAMAALLSHIAQMLDDPLTFAVEHGLDLIAIGKMFEDLGRLDEAVKLYARGLEQDVPEENYRATVQRFAQLQRRRGDTLGAIELWRAAAGTRQIYAFVELAKHFEHRARDYEQALHWTREALTIVAQSPPAVRREWRVALEHRLARVERKLGK
- a CDS encoding c-type cytochrome; amino-acid sequence: MFVNILVQLGFIAVVVLFAFLTLRAWGSKNAILKWGGVVLSGLLTLVALAITGVALMGMLKTYAPPGNPVSNIKVQGTPEQIARGEKFANMCTGCHSVGNKLPLIGSTQNFALIPNGPNLGSIYPPNLTPAGELKDWSDGEIIRALREGIHKSGRPLIIMPSEAFHSLSDADVYALVAYLRSQPATKNIPESDAPSNSPNMLGVFMLSIGMFNTSAQPPITQPIPAPPPGVNLENGKYLTTVLACADCHGKSYKGGDPSGFAPVGPNILAIVPAWSDADFIKLFRTGTDPAGKVVAEEMPWKDYAKFSDDELKAILMYLKSLK
- a CDS encoding NAD(P)/FAD-dependent oxidoreductase; the protein is METQFDVMVIGGGPAGVTAALRASELGMRVALVERAQLGGTCTNDGCVPTRVLAKAARLVRESKHFADYGLLGGATQVAWGTLLARAQQTVYRIHEKKQLAAHIANVGGRVFENVGDVRFVDAHTLAFANGDALRADKFIVCAGGHTRRLDIPGIEYCLTHRDIWSLKQLPASVIVIGGGGTGAQVASILDAFGVRVSLVSRGRIVETEDASVSKCVHEAFTRRGLNVITAMQAIERIEKRADGFTVEYRCESGIEAVHADVVMLAAGWEANVAAMNLDAAGVKTERGYIAVNDFQQTSAPHIFAAGDITGRMMLVQSAGYEGRLAAENAVLGVGQPYKHLIVPHGGFTDPEYAGVGLTEAQARAKHDVVVSMVPYSDLDRAVIDDHAYGFFKLIVSRETHRVLGAHVVGEQALEVIQLVAAAMAAETWVEQIAELELAYPTFTAIVGLAARQASAELGVVPLAPQWRGLSQLGARLAEWERSDQ